In Nitratireductor basaltis, the following are encoded in one genomic region:
- a CDS encoding (2Fe-2S)-binding protein encodes MADVSMVVNGRKVSANVEDRTLLVHFLRETQGLTGTHVGCDTSQCGACVVHVDGKAVKSCTMLAAQASGSEVLTIEGLAEGDELTPVQRAFKEHHGLQCGFCTPGMIMAATDMIARHPEGLDEKTVRAELEGNICRCTGYHNIVKAILAASEEMSGKAKAA; translated from the coding sequence ATGGCAGATGTGTCGATGGTGGTGAATGGCCGCAAGGTTTCGGCCAATGTGGAAGATCGAACGTTGCTCGTTCACTTCCTGCGCGAGACGCAGGGACTGACCGGAACCCATGTCGGCTGCGACACATCGCAATGCGGGGCCTGTGTTGTTCACGTGGACGGCAAGGCCGTCAAATCCTGCACCATGCTGGCCGCCCAGGCCTCCGGCTCCGAGGTCCTGACGATCGAGGGGCTGGCCGAGGGCGATGAACTCACCCCCGTCCAGCGCGCCTTCAAGGAACATCACGGTCTGCAATGCGGCTTCTGCACGCCGGGCATGATCATGGCCGCCACGGACATGATCGCCCGTCACCCCGAAGGGCTCGACGAGAAGACGGTCCGCGCGGAGCTGGAAGGCAATATCTGTCGCTGCACCGGCTACCACAATATCGTGAAAGCCATTCTCGCCGCATCCGAAGAGATGAGCGGCAAGGCGAAGGCAGCTTGA
- a CDS encoding TetR/AcrR family transcriptional regulator, with protein MTRARPYDREEALDAALTLFWRKGFHATSLKDLENALNMKPGSIYAAFNSKEALYLATLERYFERNRDALRQMAEASPSPLKALADHLRSFAGEDGAKPACRACMLIKALLNATEEDDAIATQARQYLDAMSEEIRAIFEKAKTLGEIPESADPMRLAQHYQADMTALRIETHRAPATPALKALAEDMAREVEGMRT; from the coding sequence ATGACACGCGCACGCCCTTATGATCGTGAAGAAGCCCTTGATGCAGCCCTGACCCTGTTCTGGCGCAAGGGCTTTCACGCCACTTCGCTGAAGGATCTCGAAAACGCGCTGAACATGAAGCCCGGCAGCATCTATGCCGCCTTCAACAGCAAGGAGGCTCTCTATCTGGCGACGCTGGAGCGCTATTTCGAACGCAACCGTGATGCCCTCCGCCAGATGGCCGAAGCCTCACCTTCACCCTTGAAGGCGCTTGCCGATCATCTGCGCAGCTTTGCGGGTGAGGACGGCGCAAAGCCCGCCTGCCGCGCCTGCATGCTCATCAAGGCCCTGCTGAACGCAACGGAAGAAGACGACGCCATCGCCACTCAGGCGCGCCAATATCTGGACGCCATGTCCGAAGAAATCCGCGCTATATTTGAAAAGGCCAAAACGTTGGGCGAGATCCCCGAAAGCGCCGATCCCATGCGCCTCGCTCAACACTACCAGGCCGACATGACCGCATTGCGCATAGAAACCCACCGCGCCCCCGCCACCCCGGCACTCAAGGCGCTGGCAGAAGACATGGCGCGCGAGGTGGAAGGCATGCGCACCTAG
- a CDS encoding carboxymuconolactone decarboxylase family protein — protein MVDFTFHDETTAPEESKPLIEKSKAAFGRLPGLHKVMAEAPGLLEGYQRLHELFVNSSFDKDELTVVWQTINVENECHYCVPAHTGIARNMGVDDAITEALRNETPLPNDRLEELRSFTLKLVRERGFVADEDVEAFLDAGFTRRNVLEVILGYSQKIMSNYTNHLAKTPVDPVFEEFAWSKAGKSS, from the coding sequence ATGGTCGATTTCACCTTCCACGACGAGACCACAGCCCCGGAAGAGAGCAAGCCGCTTATCGAGAAGTCCAAGGCCGCATTTGGCCGTTTGCCGGGCCTGCACAAGGTCATGGCAGAGGCGCCGGGCCTTCTGGAAGGCTATCAGCGCCTGCACGAGCTATTCGTCAATTCCAGCTTCGACAAGGATGAGCTGACCGTCGTCTGGCAGACCATCAATGTGGAGAACGAGTGCCACTATTGCGTTCCGGCGCATACGGGGATCGCCAGGAATATGGGCGTGGATGACGCCATCACCGAAGCGCTGCGCAACGAGACGCCGCTTCCAAATGATCGACTGGAAGAGCTGCGCAGCTTCACCCTGAAGCTGGTGCGCGAGCGCGGCTTCGTGGCGGATGAGGACGTGGAGGCCTTTCTCGATGCCGGCTTCACCAGGCGCAACGTGCTGGAAGTGATCCTCGGCTACTCGCAGAAGATCATGTCCAACTACACCAATCATCTGGCCAAGACGCCGGTCGACCCGGTGTTTGAAGAGTTCGCCTGGTCGAAAGCCGGCAAGTCGTCCTAG
- a CDS encoding peptide ABC transporter substrate-binding protein produces the protein MFVKASIRGLMTGAAILASVSMASAVTYVRGNDGDPETLDQHKTSTVSEAHLLRDLYEGLVIYDAKAKVVPGVAESWEMSEDGTVYTFKLREDAKWSNGDPVTAEDFVFSFQRIQDPETGAKYATIQYPIKNAEAINKGEMEPSELGVKAVDEHTFEITLERPTPYFLELLTHQTGLPVHKASVEEHGSDFVKPENIVTNGAYTLKSFEVNDKIVMEKNENFREADSVQIDMIEWIPFEDRSACVRRFEAGEVHSCSDLPTEQLASIKERLGDQVRTPPYLGTYYYALNTQNEALADNRVRQALAMTIDREFIADEIWSGSMLPAYTLVPPGISNYVDNPPKPDWAEMSPLDREDKAIELMKEAGFGPDKPLELELSYNTSENHKNTATAIADMWKPLGVNITYNVRDASAHYAHLRDSDDYQIARAGWIGDYSDPQNFLFLVESDNTGFNYAKYDNKDYDAVMDKAAAETDLEKRADILAEAEEMFMTDMPFIPILFYSSHSLVSEKLKGWEDNIQNVHATRFLSIEE, from the coding sequence ATGTTCGTTAAGGCATCCATCAGGGGGCTGATGACAGGCGCGGCGATCCTTGCCAGCGTTTCGATGGCATCAGCCGTGACCTATGTGCGCGGCAATGACGGCGACCCGGAGACGCTCGACCAGCACAAGACATCGACTGTCTCGGAAGCGCATCTTCTGCGCGACCTTTATGAAGGTCTGGTCATCTATGACGCCAAGGCCAAGGTTGTGCCGGGCGTGGCCGAAAGCTGGGAAATGTCGGAAGACGGCACCGTCTATACCTTCAAGCTGCGCGAGGATGCCAAGTGGTCCAATGGTGATCCGGTGACGGCTGAAGACTTCGTCTTCTCCTTCCAGCGCATCCAGGACCCGGAAACCGGGGCGAAATACGCCACGATCCAGTATCCGATCAAGAATGCCGAAGCGATCAACAAGGGCGAGATGGAGCCCTCCGAACTCGGTGTGAAGGCGGTCGACGAGCACACCTTTGAGATCACGCTCGAGCGCCCGACGCCCTACTTCCTCGAACTTCTGACGCACCAGACCGGTCTTCCGGTGCACAAGGCTTCCGTCGAAGAGCATGGCTCGGACTTCGTGAAGCCGGAAAACATCGTCACCAACGGTGCCTACACGCTGAAATCCTTCGAAGTGAACGACAAGATCGTCATGGAGAAGAACGAGAATTTCCGTGAGGCCGACAGCGTGCAGATCGACATGATCGAATGGATCCCCTTCGAGGATCGTTCGGCCTGCGTGCGCCGCTTCGAGGCTGGTGAGGTGCATTCCTGCTCCGATCTTCCGACCGAGCAGCTTGCCTCCATCAAGGAGCGCCTGGGTGACCAGGTCCGCACCCCGCCCTATCTCGGCACCTATTATTATGCGCTGAACACGCAGAACGAGGCGCTTGCCGACAACCGCGTGCGCCAGGCGCTTGCCATGACCATCGATCGGGAGTTCATTGCGGACGAAATCTGGTCCGGCTCGATGCTTCCCGCATACACGCTGGTGCCGCCCGGCATCTCCAACTATGTCGACAACCCGCCGAAGCCCGATTGGGCCGAGATGTCTCCGCTCGACCGAGAAGACAAGGCCATCGAGTTGATGAAGGAAGCCGGCTTCGGCCCGGACAAGCCGCTGGAGCTCGAGCTGTCCTACAACACGTCGGAAAACCACAAGAACACGGCGACAGCCATTGCCGACATGTGGAAGCCCCTTGGCGTGAACATCACCTACAATGTGCGCGATGCTTCGGCTCACTATGCGCATCTGCGCGACAGCGACGACTACCAGATCGCCCGTGCCGGCTGGATTGGCGACTATTCCGACCCGCAGAACTTCCTGTTCCTGGTCGAAAGCGACAATACCGGCTTCAACTACGCCAAATATGACAACAAGGACTATGACGCGGTCATGGACAAGGCGGCTGCAGAAACCGACCTTGAGAAGCGCGCGGATATCCTTGCCGAGGCGGAAGAGATGTTCATGACGGACATGCCGTTCATCCCGATCCTCTTCTACTCCTCGCATTCGCTCGTATCGGAGAAGCTGAAGGGTTGGGAGGACAATATCCAGAACGTCCACGCCACCCGCTTCCTGAGCATCGAAGAGTAA
- the oppB gene encoding oligopeptide ABC transporter permease OppB gives MFGYVIRRLLGAIPTLFFVITASFFLMRIAPGGPFDRERALEAKVLENLNKVFHLDKPLWEQYLRYLGNLFRGDLGPSFIYRDFSVQQLLGNGLPVSIQLGGTALLVALFFGALLGSIAALRQNSWVDYGVISVATFGITVPNFVVAPVLSLIFGVWLSMLPAGGWNDGAIANRVLPVITLALPQIAIIARLTRGSMIEALRSDHVRTARAYGLPSRMIVVVHALRAAILPVVSYLGPAAAALLTGSVVVETIFGLPGIGRYFVQGALNRDYTLVMGTVIIIAVFVVVFNLIVDLLYAALDPRVRYD, from the coding sequence ATGTTTGGCTACGTCATTCGCCGCCTTCTGGGCGCGATTCCGACGCTGTTTTTCGTCATAACAGCATCATTCTTTCTCATGCGCATTGCGCCGGGCGGACCTTTCGACCGCGAGCGCGCGCTTGAAGCCAAGGTTCTGGAAAACCTCAACAAGGTCTTCCACCTCGACAAGCCGCTTTGGGAACAATATCTGCGCTATCTGGGCAACCTGTTCCGCGGCGATCTTGGCCCCAGCTTCATCTATCGCGACTTTTCTGTTCAGCAGCTTCTGGGCAACGGTCTTCCCGTATCGATCCAGCTTGGCGGAACTGCCCTTCTGGTTGCACTCTTCTTCGGTGCATTGCTTGGCTCCATCGCTGCACTCCGGCAGAATTCCTGGGTCGACTACGGCGTCATTTCGGTTGCCACCTTCGGCATTACCGTTCCGAATTTCGTTGTCGCGCCCGTTCTTTCCCTCATCTTCGGCGTCTGGCTTTCCATGCTGCCCGCCGGTGGCTGGAATGACGGAGCAATCGCCAATCGGGTCCTGCCGGTCATAACGCTGGCCCTGCCACAGATCGCCATCATCGCACGTCTGACCCGCGGCTCAATGATCGAGGCCTTGCGCTCCGACCATGTGCGCACCGCACGCGCCTATGGCCTGCCGTCGCGGATGATTGTCGTGGTGCATGCGTTGCGCGCGGCGATCCTGCCAGTGGTCTCCTATCTCGGCCCCGCAGCCGCCGCACTTCTGACCGGCTCCGTAGTCGTCGAAACCATCTTCGGCCTGCCCGGCATTGGCCGCTACTTCGTGCAGGGCGCGCTCAACCGCGACTACACGCTGGTCATGGGCACCGTCATCATCATCGCGGTCTTCGTGGTGGTCTTCAACCTGATCGTCGACCTCCTCTATGCCGCCCTGGACCCGAGGGTTCGCTATGACTGA
- a CDS encoding ABC transporter permease: protein MTDIATNTPEAAAGETPRGRSLWATAWLRLKRNKAAMASLIMLVLFIFAGIFGPMLSPHHYATVYPEYVKVPASLEAYPREDEIVPEAESLVSRARLEAQSVEVEGNTLRVVATSRREIDPRVTRYFDRSNLFSNAQVVETSADGMTATIEAEVSRVRFIFGTDANGRDLFSRILISIRISLMIGALATGVALIIGVIYGATAGFLGGRVDNLMMRVVDILYSLPFTFFAILLVVFFGRNVVLMFVAVGAVEWLDMARIVRGQTISLRRREFVQAAEALGVRSGGILRRHVIPNTLGPVIIYMTLLIPKVILLESFLSFLGLGVQEPLTSLGVLIAEGAKNMRGSPYMLLYPSLALTLLLFALNFLGDGLRDALDPKDR from the coding sequence ATGACTGATATCGCAACAAACACGCCCGAGGCGGCAGCGGGAGAAACACCGCGCGGCCGCTCGCTCTGGGCAACCGCCTGGCTGCGCCTGAAGCGCAACAAGGCGGCCATGGCGAGCCTCATCATGCTCGTCCTGTTCATCTTCGCCGGCATTTTCGGCCCGATGCTCTCGCCGCACCATTATGCGACGGTCTATCCGGAATATGTGAAGGTGCCTGCGAGCCTTGAGGCCTATCCGCGCGAAGACGAAATCGTGCCCGAGGCCGAAAGCCTCGTGTCCCGTGCACGGCTTGAAGCACAATCCGTCGAGGTTGAAGGCAACACGCTTCGTGTGGTCGCCACTTCGCGACGCGAGATCGACCCGCGCGTGACGCGCTATTTCGACCGCTCGAACCTCTTCTCCAATGCGCAGGTCGTGGAGACCAGTGCGGACGGGATGACTGCGACCATCGAAGCGGAAGTCAGCCGCGTGCGCTTCATTTTCGGCACTGATGCCAATGGCCGCGACCTGTTCTCGCGCATCCTGATTTCCATCCGCATCTCGCTGATGATCGGTGCACTGGCGACTGGCGTGGCACTCATTATCGGCGTCATCTATGGCGCTACAGCGGGCTTCCTTGGCGGGCGCGTCGATAACCTCATGATGCGCGTGGTGGACATTCTCTACTCGCTGCCCTTCACCTTCTTCGCCATCCTTCTGGTCGTGTTCTTCGGGCGCAATGTCGTCTTGATGTTCGTGGCCGTCGGTGCGGTGGAATGGCTCGACATGGCACGTATCGTGCGCGGGCAGACCATCTCGCTGCGCCGGCGCGAATTCGTGCAGGCGGCAGAGGCACTGGGCGTGCGCTCGGGCGGCATTCTGCGCCGTCATGTCATTCCGAACACGCTGGGGCCGGTCATCATCTATATGACGCTTCTGATCCCCAAGGTGATCCTGCTTGAAAGCTTCCTGTCCTTCCTCGGGCTGGGTGTGCAGGAGCCGCTGACCTCGCTTGGTGTTCTGATCGCCGAAGGCGCGAAGAACATGCGCGGCTCGCCCTATATGCTGCTCTACCCCTCACTTGCACTCACGCTGCTGCTCTTTGCCCTCAACTTCCTGGGCGACGGCCTGCGTGACGCACTTGATCCGAAGGACCGCTGA
- a CDS encoding ABC transporter ATP-binding protein, with protein sequence MKETIFDIRDIRVSFDTPDGTVEAVRGVDMQVRAGETVAVVGESGSGKSQIMMASMGLLASNGKASGSVKYRGQELIGMSRRQLNRIRGAKVTMIFQEPMTSLDPLYTIERQISEPLRVHGGLSAGAARKRALELLKLVHIPDPERRLKSYPHELSGGQRQRVMIAMALANDPDLLIADEPTTALDVTIQAEILGLLAELQKKLGMAILFITHDLTIVEAFADRVYVMKKGKVVEEGPTEAIFQRPQQDYTKMLLGAEPEGSKPPVDSTAPILLDAKDVCVTFGQKGGLFSKGFELKAVNNVSLALRAGQTIGVVGESGSGKSTLGRAILQLLPSEGRVVYQGTPISGFDRSAMRPYRRNLQMVFQDPYGSLSPRMTVGDIITEGLLVHEPQMSARERNEVAVKVLEEVGLDGSVRNRFPHEFSGGQRQRIAIARAVVLKPTVIVLDEPTSALDRSVQKQIITLLRDIQESHNLSYIFISHDLAVVKALADYTIVMKQGQVVEEGITADVFDNPQSDYTRDLMKAAFQLREVLQRQAEIRA encoded by the coding sequence ATGAAAGAAACCATCTTCGACATTCGCGACATCCGCGTTTCCTTCGACACACCCGATGGCACGGTGGAAGCCGTGCGCGGGGTGGACATGCAGGTGCGCGCGGGTGAGACGGTCGCTGTCGTGGGTGAATCCGGCTCGGGCAAAAGCCAGATCATGATGGCCTCGATGGGGCTGCTTGCCAGCAACGGCAAGGCTTCGGGCTCGGTGAAATATCGCGGGCAGGAGCTGATCGGCATGTCACGCCGCCAGCTCAACCGCATCCGTGGCGCGAAGGTCACCATGATCTTTCAGGAGCCGATGACCTCGCTTGATCCGCTCTACACGATCGAGCGCCAGATATCGGAGCCTCTGCGGGTTCATGGAGGACTGTCGGCAGGGGCTGCGCGCAAGCGGGCACTGGAGCTGTTGAAGCTCGTTCACATTCCCGATCCGGAACGGCGGCTGAAATCCTATCCGCACGAGCTTTCCGGCGGGCAACGCCAGCGCGTGATGATCGCCATGGCGCTTGCAAATGACCCCGACCTGCTGATTGCCGACGAGCCGACCACTGCGCTCGACGTGACCATTCAGGCGGAGATCCTGGGCCTTCTTGCAGAGCTTCAAAAGAAGCTTGGCATGGCGATCCTCTTCATCACCCATGACCTGACCATCGTCGAGGCCTTTGCCGACCGCGTCTATGTGATGAAGAAGGGCAAGGTGGTCGAGGAAGGGCCGACCGAAGCCATCTTCCAGCGTCCGCAGCAGGACTACACGAAGATGCTTCTGGGGGCGGAACCGGAAGGCTCCAAGCCGCCGGTCGATTCCACTGCTCCCATTCTGCTGGACGCCAAGGATGTCTGTGTCACCTTCGGACAGAAAGGGGGGCTCTTCTCCAAGGGCTTCGAGCTGAAGGCGGTCAACAATGTGAGCCTGGCACTTCGCGCCGGTCAGACGATCGGTGTCGTGGGTGAATCCGGCTCGGGCAAGTCCACGCTTGGACGTGCCATCCTGCAGCTTCTGCCGTCCGAAGGGCGCGTGGTCTATCAGGGCACGCCGATCAGCGGCTTCGACCGCAGCGCCATGCGGCCCTATCGGCGAAACCTGCAGATGGTGTTCCAGGATCCATATGGGAGCCTCAGCCCACGCATGACGGTCGGTGACATCATCACCGAGGGGCTTCTGGTGCATGAGCCTCAGATGTCGGCGCGCGAGCGCAACGAGGTGGCGGTGAAGGTCCTCGAAGAGGTCGGCCTTGACGGTTCGGTGCGCAACCGCTTCCCCCACGAATTTTCCGGCGGGCAGCGCCAGCGCATTGCCATTGCGCGTGCGGTGGTGCTGAAACCCACCGTGATCGTGCTCGACGAGCCGACCTCGGCGCTCGACCGTTCCGTGCAAAAGCAGATCATCACGCTTCTGCGCGACATCCAGGAAAGCCACAACCTCTCCTATATCTTCATCAGCCACGATCTGGCCGTCGTGAAGGCCTTGGCCGACTACACGATCGTGATGAAGCAGGGGCAGGTCGTGGAGGAAGGCATCACGGCCGATGTCTTCGACAATCCGCAAAGCGATTACACGCGCGACCTCATGAAGGCAGCTTTCCAGCTGCGAGAGGTGCTCCAGCGACAGGCCGAAATCCGCGCCTGA
- the dctP gene encoding TRAP transporter substrate-binding protein DctP — translation MTSLKSYLMAGIAGVAVLATSASASAETWRYAFEEALNEVQGVFAQKFKEEVEANSDHEIQLFPYGTLGESADIMEQAQSGILQFVDQSPGFTGSLIPEAQVFFVPYLLPQDQEQLNEFFRTSKAINEMFPELYAEQGLELLTMFPEGEVCMTTKEPVESPEDLNEVKFRVMTNPLLVESYQAFGATPTPLPWGEVYGGLQTNIIQGQENPMFFIESTKMYEVTDYITCAGHNNFTTAVMANKDFFDGLSEEDQTMVNNAIEAAFDHILEYQQGLHETSMEKIKEAKPDMTFTVLDEEQRKPFQETASSVEEAFVEMTGDSGKEILDQMKADLENVTK, via the coding sequence ATGACTTCACTCAAATCCTATTTGATGGCGGGTATTGCCGGTGTCGCAGTACTGGCCACAAGCGCGAGTGCTTCTGCCGAAACATGGCGCTATGCTTTCGAAGAAGCACTGAACGAGGTTCAGGGCGTTTTCGCACAGAAGTTCAAGGAAGAGGTGGAAGCCAATTCCGACCATGAGATCCAGCTCTTCCCCTATGGCACACTGGGCGAATCCGCAGACATCATGGAACAGGCCCAGTCGGGCATCCTGCAGTTCGTCGATCAGTCGCCCGGCTTCACCGGTTCGCTGATCCCGGAAGCTCAGGTCTTCTTCGTGCCTTACCTGCTGCCGCAGGACCAGGAACAGCTCAACGAGTTCTTCCGCACCTCCAAGGCCATCAACGAGATGTTCCCCGAGCTCTACGCCGAGCAGGGTCTGGAACTCCTGACCATGTTCCCCGAGGGCGAAGTCTGCATGACGACCAAGGAGCCCGTGGAATCGCCGGAAGACCTCAACGAGGTGAAGTTCCGCGTCATGACGAACCCGCTTCTGGTTGAAAGCTATCAGGCATTCGGCGCAACGCCGACCCCGCTGCCGTGGGGCGAGGTCTATGGCGGTCTGCAGACCAACATCATCCAGGGCCAGGAAAACCCGATGTTCTTCATCGAGTCGACCAAGATGTACGAAGTCACCGACTACATCACCTGTGCCGGCCACAACAACTTCACCACTGCGGTGATGGCCAACAAGGACTTCTTCGACGGTCTGTCCGAGGAAGACCAGACGATGGTCAATAATGCCATCGAGGCGGCATTCGATCACATCCTCGAATATCAGCAGGGCCTCCACGAGACCTCGATGGAGAAGATCAAGGAAGCCAAGCCGGACATGACCTTCACGGTGCTGGACGAAGAACAGCGCAAGCCGTTCCAGGAAACGGCGTCCTCGGTTGAGGAAGCTTTCGTCGAGATGACCGGCGACAGCGGCAAGGAAATCCTCGACCAGATGAAGGCTGACCTTGAAAACGTAACCAAGTAA
- a CDS encoding TRAP transporter small permease yields the protein MSKQHHESQLQSQTDTTSTDDTDTGDYKSELPGFLGTVDNAISRIESVLLAAGVLLMALNTIANVVGRFVFQSSLFFSEELNRLLIVLITFAGISYAARHGRHIRMSAMYDALPSSLRKPLMIAITLVTAVFMLGLAWYSAQYMLTLYDRGRVLPSLQIPVWIIYVWAPIGFFMTGLQYILTAIKNMIEKDIYLSTNVLEGYDDDEVEI from the coding sequence TTGTCGAAACAGCATCACGAGTCCCAGCTTCAATCCCAGACCGACACCACTTCGACCGATGACACCGACACCGGTGACTACAAGTCCGAGCTTCCCGGTTTTCTGGGCACGGTTGACAACGCAATCAGCAGGATCGAATCCGTTTTGCTTGCCGCAGGCGTTCTGCTGATGGCACTCAACACAATTGCCAATGTGGTGGGCCGTTTTGTTTTCCAGAGCAGTCTTTTCTTCTCTGAAGAGCTAAACCGGCTCCTGATCGTTCTGATCACCTTTGCTGGCATCAGCTATGCCGCGCGGCATGGGCGCCATATCCGCATGTCTGCCATGTATGACGCTCTGCCCTCCTCGCTGCGCAAGCCGCTGATGATCGCGATCACGCTGGTGACTGCCGTCTTCATGCTGGGTCTGGCCTGGTATTCCGCGCAATATATGCTGACGCTGTATGATCGCGGGCGCGTGCTGCCTTCGCTGCAGATTCCGGTCTGGATCATCTATGTCTGGGCACCCATCGGCTTCTTCATGACGGGGCTGCAGTACATTCTGACGGCCATCAAGAACATGATCGAAAAAGACATCTATCTCTCGACCAATGTGCTCGAGGGCTATGATGACGACGAAGTTGAGATCTGA
- a CDS encoding TRAP transporter large permease — MAVTIFSIMVVLLLLGFPMMIPLIIGSFVGFYTLFGGFGQLETMVQQMMAGIRPASLIAVPMFIFAADIMTRGQSAGRLIDMVMSFVGHIRGGLAVSTAAACTMFGAVSGSTQATVVAIGSPLRPRMLKAGYNDSFILALIVNSSDIAFLIPPSIGMIIYGVVSNTSISELFIAGVGPGLLILLLFSIYSYIYAVRHNVPTEEKATWGERLRTTQKALWPLGFPAIIIGGIYGGIFSPTEAAAVCVLYAIFLEMVVFRELDLHGLYKTAKSTGLITAVVFILVAAGAAFSWVISFAQIPQQILAGIGIDQMGQIGVLVVISIAFFIGCMFVDPIVVILVLVPIFAPVVDNVGLDPVLVGTIITLQVAIGSATPPFGCDIFTAIAVFKRPYMDVVRGTPPFILILLCVSAALIFFPQIALFLRDLAFR, encoded by the coding sequence ATGGCTGTAACAATCTTCTCCATCATGGTCGTGCTGCTTCTTCTCGGCTTCCCCATGATGATCCCGCTTATCATCGGCTCCTTTGTCGGATTCTACACGCTGTTCGGCGGCTTTGGTCAGCTGGAGACCATGGTCCAGCAGATGATGGCCGGTATCCGTCCCGCATCGCTGATCGCGGTGCCCATGTTCATCTTTGCTGCCGACATCATGACGCGCGGCCAGTCTGCGGGGCGCCTCATCGACATGGTCATGTCCTTCGTCGGGCATATCCGTGGCGGCCTTGCCGTATCCACGGCTGCGGCCTGTACCATGTTCGGCGCCGTTTCCGGTTCGACCCAGGCGACCGTCGTGGCAATCGGTTCACCCTTACGTCCGCGCATGCTGAAGGCCGGCTACAATGACAGCTTCATTCTGGCGCTGATCGTCAATTCCTCCGACATCGCCTTCCTGATCCCGCCATCCATCGGCATGATCATCTATGGCGTCGTGTCGAACACCTCGATTTCCGAGCTCTTCATTGCCGGTGTCGGCCCTGGTCTTCTGATCCTGCTGCTCTTCTCGATCTATTCCTACATCTACGCCGTGCGGCACAATGTGCCCACGGAGGAGAAGGCGACATGGGGCGAGCGCCTGCGCACCACGCAGAAGGCTCTGTGGCCACTGGGTTTCCCGGCAATCATCATTGGCGGCATCTATGGCGGCATTTTCAGCCCGACCGAGGCTGCAGCCGTTTGTGTTCTCTATGCCATCTTCCTTGAAATGGTGGTCTTCCGCGAGCTTGACCTGCACGGCCTGTACAAGACGGCCAAGTCCACCGGTCTTATCACTGCCGTTGTCTTCATCCTCGTGGCGGCGGGTGCGGCGTTCTCCTGGGTCATCTCCTTTGCGCAGATCCCCCAGCAGATCCTGGCCGGCATCGGCATCGACCAGATGGGCCAGATTGGCGTTCTGGTGGTCATCTCCATCGCCTTCTTCATCGGCTGCATGTTTGTCGACCCGATCGTCGTGATCCTGGTTCTGGTCCCGATCTTTGCTCCGGTGGTGGACAATGTCGGCCTGGACCCGGTTCTGGTCGGCACGATCATCACGCTGCAGGTGGCGATCGGCTCGGCGACCCCGCCCTTCGGCTGCGACATCTTCACGGCCATCGCCGTCTTCAAGCGGCCCTATATGGATGTCGTGCGTGGTACGCCGCCCTTCATCCTGATCCTGCTTTGCGTCTCGGCGGCGCTGATCTTCTTCCCGCAGATCGCGCTCTTCCTGCGTGACCTGGCATTCCGCTAG
- a CDS encoding universal stress protein, whose amino-acid sequence MFERILVPVDGSQGALKALKLAVEMQKTTDAELLILTVYRHHSLREKSMSMVRASDPSNMDDVLREHSREIAEHAKQYALEHESPRARAFVKAGQPARTIVKFAKDKEADLIVLGSRGLGDLEGYLLGSVSHKVTSLADCPVMVV is encoded by the coding sequence ATGTTCGAACGGATACTGGTACCGGTCGACGGCTCGCAAGGCGCACTCAAGGCGTTGAAACTCGCGGTCGAGATGCAGAAGACAACGGATGCGGAACTGTTGATCCTGACTGTCTACCGGCATCACAGTCTGCGTGAGAAGTCGATGTCCATGGTCAGGGCCAGTGATCCAAGCAACATGGATGACGTGCTGCGCGAACATTCCAGGGAGATCGCGGAACACGCCAAGCAATATGCGCTGGAGCATGAGAGCCCCCGCGCCCGCGCCTTTGTGAAGGCGGGCCAGCCAGCGCGCACCATCGTGAAATTCGCCAAGGACAAGGAAGCGGACCTGATCGTGCTCGGCAGCCGTGGACTGGGTGATCTGGAGGGCTATCTCCTTGGCAGCGTTTCGCACAAGGTGACGAGCCTTGCGGATTGCCCTGTCATGGTGGTCTGA